In Herpetosiphon gulosus, the genomic stretch AGAATTAGTTTGGCGTTTGCCTGGCGGTGGTTTAGAACGCGGTGAATCATTGGCCGATTGTGCCGCCCGCGAAGTTTGGGAAGAATGCGGTATTCGGGTGCAAGTTGGCAAAGTTGCTTTCTTGCGCGAGTGGGTTATTCCAACCTATGCCATCATCGACCCTGAGGATCGCGAGCCAAACTATGGCTTAGAAGTGTTTCTGTATGCTACGCCGTTAGATCCGCAGGCTACACTTCATGCCGAGGCCGCCGATAAACCAATGCCCGAATGGCGAGCCTTAGCTGACATTGCCAGCCTGCCATTTTGGCCCAAAGAGCTGAAATCGTTGGCAACGTTTTTGGCTCAAGGTCAACGCCCAAGCGCCACCCATTCATTCGTTAGCAGCTTTGAATCTGGTTGGGCAATCCCGCCAGCAATCGACTGGGCTTGATGCCTCACCCCCTCTCCCGCCCAGCAGGCGAGGGGGAAACGCTCTAAAATTCTCCCCTCTCCCGCCGCAGTGGGAGAGGGGATGGGGGTGAGGGCAGGGTACACACTTTATCGATATTAAACATTATCCGGCGCAAGCCGTTTTGGGAGTAACCAATCAATGGTTGCCATTCAACACAGTACACTTTTGGCTCCAATCGATCCTGCGGACGTTGTAGTTCGGCCAGCCCATGAAGACGATGTAGCTGGTATGAGTGAATTGGTAGCTGAAAATGTGCGGGCTGGGCATTTATTACCCCGTTCCGCTGACGAAATTCGTGCTTCTTTAGCAAATTGGGTAGTTGCCTGCCATGGCCAACGGGTGATTGGCATCGGCTCGTTGTTGCTGATGAATCCTGATCTGGTTGAGGTTCGCTCATTAGCTGTAGCAACCGAGTATCGTGCCGCTGGTGTAGGAGCCAAAATTGTGCTCGAACTGGTTGCGCAGGCAAAATTGCGCCGCATTCATACCGTTTTTGCCTTGACCCGTGCCGTCTCGTTTTTTGTGCGCTTGGGCTTTAGCATCACCGACAAAGAACGCTTCCCTGAAAAGGTTTGGCGCGATTGTGTCAAATGTCCACTCGTCACCTGCTGTGACGAAACCGCCGTCGTTTGGGAACATTAAATAAAAGGATGAAGGATGAAGGATGAGGGATGAAGATCTAATCCCTTGGGTTTATCCTTAACTTTGTCTGTTGTGAAATGAAGGATAGTTCAGGGATTTTATCCCTCATCCCTCATCCTTCATCCCTTCATAAGGAGTTCATTGGTCATGTCGAATGCGACTGCAAATAAAGTGGTGCTGGCCTACTCAGGTGGTTTGGATACCA encodes the following:
- a CDS encoding NUDIX domain-containing protein yields the protein MPSHSVYDNIRTRVIVLREQELLILATEDQPELVWRLPGGGLERGESLADCAAREVWEECGIRVQVGKVAFLREWVIPTYAIIDPEDREPNYGLEVFLYATPLDPQATLHAEAADKPMPEWRALADIASLPFWPKELKSLATFLAQGQRPSATHSFVSSFESGWAIPPAIDWA
- a CDS encoding GNAT family N-acetyltransferase produces the protein MVAIQHSTLLAPIDPADVVVRPAHEDDVAGMSELVAENVRAGHLLPRSADEIRASLANWVVACHGQRVIGIGSLLLMNPDLVEVRSLAVATEYRAAGVGAKIVLELVAQAKLRRIHTVFALTRAVSFFVRLGFSITDKERFPEKVWRDCVKCPLVTCCDETAVVWEH